The genomic region CAAGAACATACCTTTCAGGTATACGTTTAGCGATATTGACAATTACCTGAAATCAAGGGGCATAGATGACCTAGAGGAGATGGCGTACTCCCCGTCCTCTATCCTCCTAGAGAAACTTAAGGAGGTAGCCGAGCTTCAATTTCTGGATGGGGGAAATCCTTACCTCGGAATCATGATGGACGGTAACAAAGTGACTTATGTGGAGGACGGTTCCCCTGCTGATATGGCGGGCTTGATGCCCCAAGATATCATTCTAGCAACGGACAACGTGGTAAGACCTGTTGAAGTGAAGGCGCAGGTGGAACTCCTAGTAAATAGGGAGGGAAGGGTGAAGAGGGTGTTGGTCACGGCAGGAAGGAACCCAGGACACAGGGTGAAGTTCACGATCAAGGGGGACATTGCGAAGCAGTTGTTGGGGATGGATTCCTTGGATGGAACTTCATCCATAAGCTTGATCTAGGTTATCTGGCCTGAACCTTATGAAGTTCCGAGAATTGGTCAAGGTAAAGTTAAGCGGTCTCCCTACGTGACAATCATGAGGATAAGGTGCCCCTGTGACGTCCTCTGGAGTTACTTATAAGCGGAACGAACTATATACCAAGTGATGGTCAAAATATTTCTCGGTCCAGCAGGGATTCCCCTATCTACCAGGGGAAAGGGAAGCATTGAGGGGGTTAAAAGAGTTAAGGAACTAGGACTGAACGCCATGGAGGTGGAATTCGTTCAGGGGGTCAAGATGTCCGTGGATACGGCTAAGGAACTTGGTGGTGTTGCACAGGAGTTGGGAGTGAGGTTATCCGTTCATGCCCCCTACTTTATTAACCTCTGTTCCTCCGACCAGGAGAAAGTAATGGCTTCACAGAAAAGGATCTTGGACACGGCCGAGAGGGCAAGTGCCATGGGCGCAGACGCCATAGCCATACACGTGGGATTCTACGGTGATTATACGCCTGAGCAGTGCTATTCCCTTGTGAAGGATTCCCTTCTAGTGGTGAGGGACAAGATGAAGGAGAATTCCATAGACTCCGTTAAGTTGGGGGTGGAGACCATGGCCAAGGAAACAGCCTTTGGTACCTTGGATGAGGTAATTTCAATTTCAAAGGAGGTTCCAGGGGTGATCCCCTACATTGACTGGGCCCATACGTTCGCCAGGCAGGGCGGCAACATAGACTACGACGAGATTCTAGACAGGCTGACCAGGGAACTTGGGCTGACTCACATAAACTCCCACTTCGAGTCACTTCAGGTCAGAAAGGGAAAGTATGTCGACGTTCATGAACCAATCAGTAAGAACGCTCCACCCTTCGAGCCATTGGCTAAGGCCCTCCTTAAAAGGGACATCTCCATCACCCTTATATGTGAGAGTCCGAAACTTGAGGAAGATGCCTTGATAATGAAGGGAGTCCTAGAATCCCTGGGGTATAAGCTGGGTTGAGAGCTTGTGGATTGTTGCCTCAGATTTCGATAGAACTCTTTCTCACGAGGATGACTCCTTCGTAATGAGGAAGGAGGTTGCAAGCAAAATAAACCACTTTAGTACCATTCACAGGTTTTTCGTGGTCACAGGACGGGAGGAGAGGTACATGAGGGTTTTAGCCCCCGATCTTAGGCCCACAGGCTGGGTCCTGGAGAATGGGGCTCTCCTTATCCTGGGAGACAGGAGAATACTGAACGTCCCTGAAGACTGGTTCGAAACTAGGAAAATTATAGGAGAAAAACTCACAAAA from Metallosphaera sedula DSM 5348 harbors:
- a CDS encoding TIM barrel protein, coding for MVKIFLGPAGIPLSTRGKGSIEGVKRVKELGLNAMEVEFVQGVKMSVDTAKELGGVAQELGVRLSVHAPYFINLCSSDQEKVMASQKRILDTAERASAMGADAIAIHVGFYGDYTPEQCYSLVKDSLLVVRDKMKENSIDSVKLGVETMAKETAFGTLDEVISISKEVPGVIPYIDWAHTFARQGGNIDYDEILDRLTRELGLTHINSHFESLQVRKGKYVDVHEPISKNAPPFEPLAKALLKRDISITLICESPKLEEDALIMKGVLESLGYKLG